From a region of the Alnus glutinosa chromosome 1, dhAlnGlut1.1, whole genome shotgun sequence genome:
- the LOC133872962 gene encoding beta-amylase 1, chloroplastic-like produces MALSMTHQIGTRAGTSIPVENVTTSGESIAKVSASSAWKSPASALRCSVQKPDIVEGLSPPVSPCRSPVLGATRLDLSMACQAFATEVEEPATEREYREGVAQDKGKGVPVYVMMPLDSVTMNNTVNRRKAMNVSLQALKSAGVEGVMMDVWWGLVERDAPGTYNWGGYTELIEMAKRHGLKVQAVMSFHQCGGNVGDSVTIPLPKWAAEEIDKDPDLAYTDQWGRRNHEYLSLGCDTLPVLKGRTPVQCYADFMRAFRDNFKHALGDTIVEIQVGMGPAGELRYPSYPEQNGTWKFPGIGAFQCYDKYMLSSLKAAAESSGKSEWGSTGPTDAGHYNNWPEDTPFFRKEGGWKSAYGEFFLGWYSQMLIEHGERILTSAKSIFENTGVKISVKVAGIHWHYGTRSHAPELTAGYYNTRLRDGYLPIAQMLARHDAVFNFTCIEMRDHEQPQDALCAPEKLVKQVALATQKAQVPLAGENALPRYDGFAHEQILQASSLNIDGNPDNREMCAFTYLRMNPQLFQADNWGRFVGFVKKMKEGKDAHKCREQVERETEHFVHVTRPLVQEAAVALVH; encoded by the exons ATGGCGTTGAGCATGACGCACCAGATCGGAACCCGTGCAGGAACATCGATTCCGGTAGAGAACGTGACCACATCCGGCGAGTCAATAGCGAAAGTGAGCGCGTCGTCGGCGTGGAAGTCTCCGGCGTCGGCACTCAGGTGCAGCGTCCAGAAGCCAGATATCGTCGAGGGATTATCGCCGCCGGTGAGCCCTTGCCGGTCGCCGGTGCTTGGGGCGACCCGGCTGGATCTATCGATGGCGTGCCAAGCATTCGCGACGGAGGTGGAAGAGCCGGCGACGGAGAGGGAGTACAGGGAGGGGGTTGCCCAGGATAAGGGGAAGGGGGTACCGGTTTACGTGATGATGCCTCTGGACAGCGTGACGATGAACAACACTGTGAACCGGAGGAAGGCGATGAACGTGAGCTTGCAGGCACTGAAGAGCGCAGGGGTGGAGGGGGTGATGATGGACGTGTGGTGGGGGTTGGTGGAGAGGGACGCGCCGGGCACGTACAACTGGGGCGGCTACACCGAGCTCATCGAGATGGCCAAGAGGCACGGCCTCAAGGTCCAGGCCGTCATGTCCTTTCACCAATGTGGCGGAAACGTCGGCGACTCCGTCAC TATTCCTTTGCCCAAGTGGGCTGCTGAAGAGATCGACAAAGATCCGGACCTTGCGTACACAGATCAATGGGGGAGGAGGAATCATGAATATCTATCACTTGGCTGTGATACCCTCCCAGTCCTTAAGGGCCGGACACCTGTCCAGTGTTATGCCGATTTCATGCGTGCCTTCAGAGACAACTTCAAGCACGCACTTGGTGACACCATCGTG GAAATCCAAGTCGGGATGGGTCCAGCAGGGGAGCTCCGATACCCTTCATATCCAGAGCAGAATGGGACATGGAAATTTCCAGGAATCGGTGCCTTCCAGTGTTACGACAAG TATATGCTGAGTAGCTTAAAAGCTGCTGCTGAATCTTCCGGTAAGTCAGAATGGGGTAGCACAGGCCCCACAGATGCTGGCCACTACAACAACTGGCCGGAAGACACCccatttttcagaaaagaaGGTGGTTGGAAAAGCGCTTATGGTGAATTCTTCCTTGGCTGGTACTCCCAGATGCTGATAGAGCATGGCGAAAGAATACTTACCTCAGCCAAGTCGATCTTTGAGAACACAGGTGTTAAGATTTCGGTCAAGGTTGCTGGCATCCACTGGCACTATGGGACTCGGTCCCATGCCCCTGAGCTCACAGCAGGGTACTACAACACTCGTTTACGAGATGGGTACCTTCCTATTGCCCAGATGTTGGCACGCCACGATGCTGTATTCAATTTCACTTGCATTGAGATGCGCGATCACGAGCAGCCACAGGATGCCCTTTGTGCACCAGAGAAGCTTGTCAAACAAGTGGCGTTGGCTACCCAGAAAGCACAAGTCCCACTTGCTGGGGAAAATGCATTGCCTCGATATGACGGATTTGCGCACGAGCAGATCTTACAAGCATCGTCGTTGAATATTGATGGGAATCCAGACAACAGAGAGATGTGTGCATTCACATACTTGCGGATGAACCCGCAGTTATTCCAGGCGGATAACTGGGGACGTTTTGTGGGATTTgtgaagaagatgaaggaaGGAAAGGATGCTCACAAGTGTAGGGAGCAGGTGGAGCGGGAAACCGAGCATTTTGTGCATGTTACCCGGCCTTTGGTGCAGGAAGCTGCTGTTGCCCTTGTGCACTAA
- the LOC133872980 gene encoding beta-amylase 1, chloroplastic-like yields the protein MAGRALATEVEAPATGRVYRKGVAQDKGKGVPVYVMMPLDSVAMNNTVNRKEMNKSLQQLKSAGVEGVMMDVWWGLVERDAPGTYNWGGYTELIEMAKSHGLKVQAVMSFHQCGGNVGDSITIPLPKWAVEEIDKDPDLAYTDQWGRRNYEYLSLGCDTLPVLKGRTPVQHYADFMSAFRDNFKHALGDTIVEIQVGMGPAGELRYPSYPEQNGTWKFPGIGAFQCYDKYLLGSLKAAAEASGKPRWGSTGPTDAGHYNNWPEDTRFFRREGGGWSSPYGEFFLSWYSQMLIDHGERILTSAKSIFENTGVKISVKIAGIHWHYGTRSHAPELTAGYYNTRLRDGYLPIAQMLARHNAIFNFTCIEMRDHEQPQDARCAPEKLVRQVALATLKAQVPLAGENALPRYDEYAYEQILRASSLNIDGNKDNRGMCAFTYLRMNPQLFQADNWGRFVAFVKKMKEGRGAH from the exons ATGGCGGGCCGAGCATTGGCGACGGAGGTGGAAGCGCCAGCGACGGGGAGGGTGTACAGGAAGGGGGTTGCCCAGGATAAGGGGAAGGGGGTGCCGGTTTACGTGATGATGCCTCTGGACAGCGTGGCGATGAACAACACGGTGAACCGGAAGGAGATGAACAAGAGCTTGCAGCAGCTGAAGAGCGCAGGGGTGGAGGGGGTGATGATGGACGTGTGGTGGGGGTTGGTGGAGAGGGACGCGCCGGGCACGTACAACTGGGGCGGCTACACGGAGCTCATCGAGATGGCCAAGAGCCACGGCCTCAAGGTCCAGGCCGTCATGTCCTTTCACCAATGTGGTGGAAACGTCGGCGACTCCATCAC TATTCCTCTGCCCAAGTGGGCTGTGGAAGAGATTGACAAAGATCCGGACCTTGCGTACACGGATCAATGGGGGAGGAGGAATTATGAGTATCTATCACTTGGCTGTGATACCCTCCCAGTCCTTAAAGGCCGGACACCTGTCCAGCATTATGCTGATTTCATGTCTGCCTTCAGAGACAACTTCAAGCACGCACTTGGTGACACCATCGTG GAAATCCAAGTCGGGATGGGTCCAGCAGGGGAGCTCCGATACCCTTCATATCCAGAGCAGAATGGGACATGGAAATTTCCAGGAATCGGTGCCTTCCAGTGTTATGACAAG TATTTGCTGGGTAGCTTAAAAGCTGCTGCTGAAGCTTCCGGTAAGCCAAGATGGGGTAGCACAGGCCCCACAGATGCTGGTCACTACAACAACTGGCCGGAAGACACCCGATTTTTCAGAAGAGAAGGTGGGGGTTGGAGTAGCCCTTATGGTGAATTCTTCCTTAGCTGGTACTCCCAGATGCTAATAGACCATGGCGAAAGAATACTTACCTCAGCCAAGTCGATCTTTGAGAACACAGGTGTTAAGATTTCGGTCAAGATTGCTGGCATCCACTGGCACTATGGGACTCGGTCCCATGCCCCTGAGCTCACAGCAGGGTACTACAACACTCGTTTACGAGATGGGTACCTTCCTATTGCCCAGATGTTGGCACGCCACAATGCTATATTCAATTTCACTTGCATTGAGATGCGCGATCATGAGCAGCCACAGGATGCTCGTTGTGCACCAGAGAAGCTTGTCAGACAAGTGGCGTTGGCTACCCTGAAAGCACAAGTCCCACTTGCTGGGGAAAATGCATTGCCTCGATATGATGAATATGCGTATGAGCAGATCTTACGAGCATCGTCGTTGAATATAGATGGTAATAAGGACAACAGAGGGATGTGTGCATTCACGTACTTGCGTATGAACCCGCAGTTATTCCAGGCGGATAACTGGGGACGTTTTGTTGCATTTGTCAAGAAGATGAAGGAAGGAAGGGGAGCTCACTAG